In one window of Bacteroidota bacterium DNA:
- a CDS encoding DUF1152 domain-containing protein: MAKSLEVLVKESSCALVLGIGGGGDVVGTLQTSRYLRWLGLRTLVGGLTWERYVNDPEPGPRKMEEIVEIKRLSATVGLANARTQTTKGIRFTEAVVAEVLGEETVLVDLNLGVQGVIEGLNEAIKRLGIDLFVGVDVGGDVLAEGSEGGLHSMLADSMVLASMVNLKVPAVLGVLGCCTDGELSLEQFNQQVAKIASHGGFLGARGLTSEDLKMLDEVIPKTKTESSALAVKAARGLQGEVEIRGGYRKVQLTPMSAMTFFFDPQVVFDRVSKVAKELVPTRSLDEAQGVLERAGVPSELTFERNYVWKRYAASDKLFGGKK; encoded by the coding sequence ATGGCGAAGTCCCTCGAAGTGCTCGTGAAGGAATCGAGCTGTGCGCTGGTGTTGGGCATAGGCGGCGGCGGCGATGTAGTGGGAACTCTACAGACCTCACGCTACTTGCGCTGGCTTGGTCTTCGAACACTGGTCGGGGGACTGACATGGGAGCGCTACGTGAACGACCCAGAGCCGGGCCCCCGTAAGATGGAAGAAATAGTCGAAATCAAGCGACTCTCAGCGACGGTCGGGCTAGCGAACGCTCGAACGCAAACGACTAAGGGCATACGCTTCACCGAGGCGGTCGTGGCCGAGGTGCTGGGCGAGGAGACGGTGCTCGTGGACCTCAACCTCGGGGTACAGGGGGTGATCGAGGGGCTGAACGAGGCGATCAAGCGGCTCGGAATCGATTTGTTTGTGGGGGTCGACGTGGGGGGCGATGTTCTGGCCGAGGGTTCGGAGGGGGGCCTTCACAGTATGTTGGCAGATAGTATGGTGCTGGCTTCGATGGTCAACCTGAAGGTGCCCGCGGTGCTGGGGGTGCTTGGCTGCTGCACCGACGGCGAGCTGAGCCTTGAGCAGTTCAACCAGCAAGTCGCGAAGATTGCCAGCCACGGCGGATTTTTGGGTGCTCGAGGCCTGACTTCAGAGGACCTAAAGATGCTCGATGAAGTGATCCCCAAGACCAAGACCGAGTCCAGCGCGTTGGCGGTCAAGGCGGCCCGGGGGCTGCAGGGGGAAGTAGAAATCCGAGGCGGCTATCGCAAAGTCCAACTGACCCCGATGTCCGCGATGACGTTCTTCTTCGACCCGCAGGTGGTATTCGATCGGGTAAGCAAGGTGGCGAAGGAGCTGGTTCCTACCCGTAGCTTGGACGAGGCCCAGGGGGTACTTGAGCGCGCGGGCGTCCCCAGTGAGTTAACCTTCGAGCGGAACTACGTGTGGAAGCGTTACGCTGCCAGTGATAAACTCTTTGGAGGCAAAAAATGA
- a CDS encoding winged helix-turn-helix transcriptional regulator: MELDETDRKLLNLLQADAKVPYAKLAKRLGISSSGIHKRVKKLVDAGV, from the coding sequence ATGGAACTGGACGAGACCGACCGGAAGCTGCTCAACCTCCTGCAGGCCGATGCGAAGGTTCCCTACGCCAAGCTCGCCAAGCGGTTGGGCATAAGCTCCTCGGGCATCCACAAGCGTGTTAAGAAGCTCGTCGATGCAGGGGTG